Proteins encoded in a region of the Hypomesus transpacificus isolate Combined female chromosome 17, fHypTra1, whole genome shotgun sequence genome:
- the LOC124479299 gene encoding interferon-induced protein with tetratricopeptide repeats 5-like: MLVTYGNYAWIAYHAGNVDQVERYLQKMRAILKGHPKRACKLPTICGERGWTFLRLGLSIFLAKESFEEALKREPQSVSFNVGYAVVLYRLDVRLKGKVQGEEETSKVTSQLRKALVLEPGNVEVMALLALKLQSQDKDRQEAMALVKQVLSLSPDSLLVTNHLTKFFKMEGSIKESLDVLRTALEVTPTSFFLHYQTGLCHQWLLFQMLEKRRQRARMEQVASESMLDTETAESIHHFSRAVELQPSNISARVKLAETYGQNLQMEEATKIFMSLKKDQSLGEFERQHVLCSYGCFLMYQIRSRSAAVTQLKAAYQIPVHTGEKHRAERKLRLIAEWWSTQHSKEANEILTFLHDQDKQEQERQREEDNEEKSRVEQRSMKESRRQKREIQKEKKKERKKQKVAMNKEKENQRKEDKQMLQEKISDGLATIFEF; this comes from the coding sequence tgcctGGATTGCCTACCACGCTGGGAATGTGGATCAAGTGGAACGCTATCTACAAAAGATGCGTGCCATCCTCAAAGGTCATCCCAAGAGAGCCTGCAAACTTCCCACCATTTGTGGAGAAAGGGGTTGGACTTTTCTTAGGTTGGGGCTCTCCATCTTCTTAGCCAAAGAGAGTTTTGAGGAGGCCCTTAAGAGGGAACCACAGAGTGTGTCTTTCAATGTGGGCTATGCTGTGGTGCTGTACAGACTAGATGTTAGGTTAAAGGGCAaggtacagggagaagaggagaccaGCAAGGTAACCAGTCAGCTAAGGAAGGCCCTGGTCCTGGAGCCTGGAAATGTGGAGGTTATGGCCCTCTTAGCCCTAAAACTGCAAAGCCAGGAcaaggacagacaggaagccatGGCTCTTGTCAAGCAGGTCCTGAGCCTGTCCCCAGATTCTCTTCTGGTTACCAACCATTTAACCAAGTTCTTCAAAATGGAGGGATCCATTAAGGAGTCTTTGGATGTTCTGAGGACGGCTCTGGAGGTCACTCCCACATCCTTCTTTCTGCACTACCAGACAGGCCTGTGCCACCAGTGGCTGCTGTTCCAGAtgctggagaagaggaggcagcGTGCGAGGATGGAGCAGGTCGCGTCGGAAAGCATGCTTGACACCGAAACTGCAGAGAGCATACATCACTTCTCAAGAGCTGTGGAGCTACAGCCTTCCAACATCTCGGCTCGTGTGAAGCTGGCAGAGACCTACGGTCAAAACCTGCAGATGGAAGAGGCTACTAAGATCTTCATGTCCCTGAAGAAGGACCAGAGCCTGGGGGAGTTTGAGCGGCAGCATGTGCTATGCTCCTATGGGTGTTTCTTGATGTATCAAATCAGGAGCCGGAGCGCAGCTGTCACACAGTTGAAAGCAGCCTATCAAATTCCAGTTCATACAGGTGAAAAACATAGGGCAGAAAGAAAGTTGAGGCTGATAGCTGAATGGTGGAGCACACAGCATTCCAAAGAAGCCAATGAGATACTGACCTTTCTGCATGACCAGGACAaacaggagcaggagagacaaagagaggaggacaaCGAGGAGAAATCAAGAGTGGAGCAGAGGAGTatgaaggagagcaggaggcagaagagggagatacagaaagagaagaagaaagaaaggaaaaagcaGAAGGTGGCGAtgaataaagagaaagagaatcaAAGGAAGGAGGACAAGCAAATGCTGCAGGAGAAAATTAGTGATGGCCTGGCAACCATTTTTGAGTTTTAG